Proteins from one Staphylococcus saprophyticus subsp. saprophyticus ATCC 15305 = NCTC 7292 genomic window:
- the rpsR gene encoding 30S ribosomal protein S18 gives MAGGPRRGGRRRKKVCYFTANGITHIDYKDTELLKRFISERGKILPRRVTGTSAKYQRMLTLAIKRSRHMALLPYVKEEQ, from the coding sequence ATGGCAGGTGGACCAAGAAGAGGCGGACGTCGTCGTAAAAAAGTTTGTTATTTCACAGCAAACGGAATTACACACATCGACTATAAAGATACAGAATTATTAAAACGTTTTATCTCAGAACGTGGTAAAATTTTACCACGTCGTGTAACAGGTACTTCAGCTAAATATCAACGTATGTTGACATTAGCTATTAAACGTTCTCGTCATATGGCATTATTACCATATGTTAAAGAAGAACAATAA